A genomic region of Glycine max cultivar Williams 82 chromosome 15, Glycine_max_v4.0, whole genome shotgun sequence contains the following coding sequences:
- the LOC100799620 gene encoding ethylene-responsive transcription factor ERF024, giving the protein MRSSNGASSSRASNANTGRHPVYRGVRRRSSGKWVSEIREPKKPNRIWLGTFATPEMAAIAYDVAALALKGKDAELNFPNSASSLPVPASSAARDIQMAAASAAAAVGAANDALEGSRGGNASVSLTEEFSGGNLNHFVDEDLIFDMPNILVNMAEGMLLSPPRFDNFAATDYEYMDEDPNLWGFPNY; this is encoded by the coding sequence ATGCGTTCCAGCAACGGTGCATCAAGCAGCAGAGCCTCCAATGCTAACACAGGGCGCCACCCTGTGTACCGTGGAGTGAGGCGTAGGAGTAGTGGCAAATGGGTTTCTGAAATCCGAGAACCCAAAAAACCTAACAGGATTTGGTTAGGGACATTTGCCACCCCTGAAATGGCTGCTATTGCCTATGACGTGGCAGCGCTTGCTCTTAAGGGTAAGGATGCTGAACTCAACTTCCCTAACTCGGCTTCCTCCCTCCCCGTCCCCGCATCATCCGCTGCTCGCGACATTCAGATGGCTGCGGCTAGCGCCGCAGCCGCTGTCGGAGCTGCGAATGATGCACTTGAAGGAAGCCGAGGAGGGAATGCTTCGGTTTCATTGACGGAAGAGTTTTCAGGGGGAAATTTGAACCACTTTGTGGATGAGGACTTGATCTTTGACATGCCGAATATTCTGGTCAATATGGCTGAAGGAATGCTACTGAGTCCTCCTCGTTTTGATAATTTTGCTGCTACCGACTATGAATACATGGATGAAGATCCTAACCTCTGGGGGTTTCCTAATTACTAG